The window CCATGCGCGCGTCAATTTAGCCGCTGACCTGCGCGTTGAGAGCCACGTCACACAAACAACCTTCACCCCACATACGACTACAACTAGCAAACAGGCTCATTGCGGACACCTTCCCGGCCTGCTTCTCTGGATGACGTCGCACGGCGCCGACGTGCCCTCAGGGCCGCGGCGCCGACGCACGCCCCCCGCCTCGCATCGCGTGGTTCCGGCATGCCTGCGGCGCACTGTCCCCGAAGAAAGGCTCCCCGTGTCCGTGGTTTCCACCTTCCGTCGCATCTCCGCCCCGAAGAAGGCCCTCGCCGGTGCCGCCCTGGCCGCCGCCACCGCCGGCACCCTGTTCGCCGCCGCGCCCGCGCAGGCCGCGACGACCGAGGCCGGCTCGGCGCAGCAGATCGCGAAGAAGATGATCTCGGACTCGGCCCAGTACCAGTGCTTCTCCAAGATCGTCGACCACGAGAGCGACTGGAACATCAACGCCACGAACGCCTCCAGCGGCGCCTACGGCCTCGTCCAGGCCCTGCCCGGCAACAAGATGGCCTCCGCCGGCTCCGACTGGAAGACCAACCCGGCCACCCAGATCGAGTGGGGCCTGGACTACATGAAGGACCGCTACGGCAGCCCGTGCGGCGCCTGGAACTTCTGGCAGTCGAACGGCTGGTACTGAGCCGACACCGCCAGACAGAACCGAAGGCGGCGGCCCCCGATCCCCGGGGCCGCCGCCTTCGCCGTACCCCTTCAGAGCGGCGCTCAACGGGCGCGTGCCGTCTCGGGGGAGGCAGGAACGGGGCGTAGGGAAAAGGGGTGCTCCTGCCTCCCTCGGGACGGGTCAGCCGGTGCTGACCCGGAGTTCCTTCACACCGTTGATCCACGCGGAGCGCAGTCGGCGGGGGTCGCCGACCAGCCGCAGGTCGGGCAGGGCGTCGGCCACGGCGTTGAAGATGAGGTCGATCTCCAGGACCGCCAGGGACTTGCCCAGGCAGTAGTGAGGGCCGCCGCCACCGAAGCCCA of the Streptomyces sp. T12 genome contains:
- a CDS encoding transglycosylase SLT domain-containing protein produces the protein MSVVSTFRRISAPKKALAGAALAAATAGTLFAAAPAQAATTEAGSAQQIAKKMISDSAQYQCFSKIVDHESDWNINATNASSGAYGLVQALPGNKMASAGSDWKTNPATQIEWGLDYMKDRYGSPCGAWNFWQSNGWY